A window of the Oncorhynchus mykiss isolate Arlee chromosome 15, USDA_OmykA_1.1, whole genome shotgun sequence genome harbors these coding sequences:
- the LOC110489644 gene encoding COP9 signalosome complex subunit 9, whose protein sequence is MKPAVDEMFPEGAGPYVDLDEAGGSSGLLMELAANEKAVHSDFFNDFEDPFDDEDLQ, encoded by the exons ATGAAACCAGCGGTGGACGAGATGTTCCCTGAAGGCGCCGGGCCTTATGTGGATCTAGACGAG GCAGGGGGCAGCAGCGGTCTGCTCATGGAACTGGCAGCAAATGAGAAAGCAGTGCACTCAGACTTCTTCAacg actttGAGGATCCGTTTGATGATGAGGACCTGCAGTGA